The genomic stretch ACCCCTCCGGCCCCGGCGATGGCGCAACAAACCCCCATGGCTATGGAAAAGATCTTCCCCGTGGGGATGCCCTGGACCAGGGCCGCCTCCGGGTCCCCGGCCACGGCCCGCATGGCCTTGCCGACTTTGGTCCGATTGATAAAAAAATAGAGGGCCACGATGACCACCACCGCGCAGATCATGGCCGCCAGTCTCTCTTTGGAAAAGGAGAGCAGCCCCAAATCGATTATTCCACCGAATGGAGACCTGACCGATTTATCCTCCGGTCCGAACAGGACCAAGGCGGCGGCCTGCAGGATAAACATAATCCCCAGG from Deltaproteobacteria bacterium encodes the following:
- a CDS encoding branched-chain amino acid ABC transporter permease, translating into MEILLQTLTNGVLSSLILILIASGLCLIFGILNIVNFAHGEFYMLGGFGIWWIFGVHPIPGIPIMLNYFLAMIVTMAFVAIVGILVEKFIYRPVHDNHASLMIISLGIMFILQAAALVLFGPEDKSVRSPFGGIIDLGLLSFSKERLAAMICAVVVIVALYFFINRTKVGKAMRAVAGDPEAALVQGIPTGKIFSIAMGVCCAIAGAGGV